In one Thermodesulfobium acidiphilum genomic region, the following are encoded:
- a CDS encoding chemotaxis protein CheW, protein MGKDNLTSDVYEIQLVVFKLANEFYGIEISSVQEIIKIQDITRVPKAPDFVEGVINLRGKIVPIVDLRKRFELGQTERTKDTRVIVVETSGNIVGFIVDLVTEILRFSSDSLEPPPPIFSGIDAEYIKGVAKVDERLIVLLDINLIFKGEEEEGLKMLEAGK, encoded by the coding sequence TTATGAGATTCAACTTGTAGTTTTTAAATTAGCAAATGAATTTTATGGTATTGAAATTTCGTCAGTTCAAGAGATAATTAAGATTCAAGATATTACAAGAGTGCCAAAAGCGCCTGATTTTGTAGAAGGGGTTATAAATCTAAGAGGTAAAATTGTACCTATTGTTGATCTTAGAAAAAGATTTGAACTGGGTCAAACAGAGCGCACCAAGGATACTAGAGTGATAGTCGTAGAAACTTCAGGCAATATAGTGGGTTTTATTGTCGATCTGGTAACTGAAATTCTAAGATTTTCTTCTGACTCTCTTGAACCCCCTCCGCCGATTTTTTCAGGAATTGATGCAGAATACATAAAAGGGGTTGCAAAGGTTGACGAAAGATTAATTGTTCTACTAGACATAAATTTGATTTTTAAGGGGGAAGAAGAAGAAGGGTTAAAGATGCTAGAGGCAGGCA